One window from the genome of Hydractinia symbiolongicarpus strain clone_291-10 chromosome 1, HSymV2.1, whole genome shotgun sequence encodes:
- the LOC130630291 gene encoding ankyrin repeat domain-containing protein 42-like — protein sequence MSRDPSQPQLEKIIINGDVKTFQTILIDHPNIVKMRDVHETTLLMEAAYHNNPLIVKCLIDVGSDVNAVDKYKSNAYHYSYDHHDVLKVLINHDVTNINNVNSYNNTPLHLASAYDHIECVKLLLSIPHIDVNIRNINNDKPLQLASCYGHIECVNLLLSITAYDDTRNNTIKHLLQEH from the exons ATGTCACGTGATCCCAGTCAACCGC AACTCGAAAAAATCATTATAAATGGCGATGTCAAGACATTTCAAACAATTCTTATTGATCATCCAAATATCGTTAAAATGAGAGATGTTCATGAAACAACACTGTTGATGGAAGCAGCATATCACAACAATCCATTAATAGTGAAATGCTTGATTGATGTTGGTAGTGATGTGAATGCTGTGGATAAATATAAATCGAATGCATATCACTACAGTTATGATCATCATgatgttttgaaagttttaattAATCATGACGTCACAAACATTAACAACGTAAACAGTTACAATAACACACCATTACATCTTGCATCTGCTTATGATCATATTGAATGTGTGAAATTGCTGTTGTCTATACCACACATCGATGTAAATATACGAAACATTAACAATGACAAACCATTACAACTTGCATCTTGTTACGGTCATATTGAATGTGTGAATTTGTTGTTGTCTATAACTGCTTATGATGATACTCGTAATAACACTATCAAACATTTATTACAAGAACATTAG